AGATGCATTGCCCTCAACTAGATCCcagaaaaagttattatgTGTTAATTCATCCACTGGCCCAATATATATTACCCATTTCACTTACACAATTATGTGCTTATTACAATCTTCATCTATAAGCCCTAGTATGGTACACGGTGTCAACTTTGATCAGACTGCTTTTCATGAACTGGAATTAGCTGAACAAGAATGGTTATCCAACTTAGATATGTGGGTAGAGAGGATTACAAGTGCAATTTTGGCAAAAGTTTTTGACAATATTGGTGATCTTAAGCCATGCATAGAACAATACACAAATGATTTAATGgaaagtttattttgtcCAGATTTCCCCGTGTGTGAATGGCTGGCAACAAATTTGTTTCGGAAATgtttatatgtttttaatCCTTCTGAAAATCATCCTGTTAATATTGAGGCAAGTGCATTGGGCCTTTTAAGTATTATAGGCTCCAAGATATTAGATATCAGGCTTAAATCACAAGAACACAACGATATTGGTTCGcatatttctttaattacATTGTTTAATTACCCGCAAAAGATacctattattattaaaaacttttcattatttaggaaatttttcctttcaaACCCAGATAAGTCAAAATTTTTCTGGTCTATGGAAATACATACCTTAATGAAACTTCATAATttcaaagaagaagaatcgCAGGAATGGTCGAACACTATAAAGCAATATCTGCAAGAATCTTTGGAACCTGTGTTAGATAAAATTGCGTTAGATGCTgaagaatatttaaaaccATACACACAGCTTTTACAATGTTTGAGTCTCGTCACCTTGTATGAGCCGTACTTGAAATTACTACTATCACTAATTGATAGTGCTAAGATCAGATTGAGATCTGGGGctataaaatgtttttcgAACTTAATATCTAGGGATAAGTATATGATTGAATTACCAATGATTCAAGATACAATCAACAAAATGCTAAGGGACCCATCAGCATCCGTTAGGGGCAATATTTTggatattattgaaaatagtaTCAACATCACTTCATTCTATCGTCAAATTAACTGGCTTTACAACGATGATAGTGTGTCTGTTAGAAAACGTGTGCTTAAtttgaacaaaataatatttaatgaGACCACTGATCCTGCTATCGCTTCCTTTGTTATTTGCTATATTTTGCGAAAAACAGAAGACGAAGAAGATATAATTGTGGAGCAATGCAAAGAATTTTTACTaaggaaaatttttttagatatCGATGATTTGAATGACAACCACGTTCTTCAGGAGGaaaaatgtaaatataatatcaaCATTATCTGTAATATTTTGACTAGCTCTGAAAAGTGTAAggaattatttgatttttttttacatttctATGTTTTGAACGCAGAAAGTCACAAaccaaatgaaaataaatgcATTAATGAATCTATTAAAAGGTTAACTGAGGTGATAATTTCTGAACTTATTGATATTCAACAAGCAGAATCGGAAGaccttcaaaaaaaatacagcATTATGGAAGATAATCTACTTTTATTACTTTCTATGATATCATCGTCTTCAGGTTCATTTGTCACTAGGGAACAACTTTTTGCCTTGTATCCGTTTCTATCTACAACTGACAACATTGAAATTCGTTTAAACACTCTGAGAATTTTTAACTCtgctttaaaaaaactatcTACATTTAGACccaaatttttgtttgatctagaaacatttcttttatcTAATTTAACTAAGATGACTTCTAAAGAGCTCGACGAGGCAATTCCTTTGGCTTGGAGCGTTGCGACTCAAAAAAGAGATTATATGAGAATAACAAAGGCTTGCTCTTCATGTTTGAATCACTTTAGCGAATACATTAAACTTGGTGTCCTTCATCCAGAAAAAATCACAGTGGATGGTAAATTGCAAAGACTATTATATATGTCGACTGGATTTGCTAGATATtgtgattttaaaaatactgCTGAAAATTTTCCAACTTTAAAAACTAGAGAAAGCATTTATGCGTACGTAACCAAGTGTTTGCTAGTTTTCACTGGTCCTCAAATCTTATCCACCATTAAGAAGATTGCTATTAAAAACTTGGTGGGTTTGTGTTCCTCCCATCCTAAGCTATTTAATTCAGACCctgttttaaaagtttttgatGAAGTTTTCAATTCTGATGCAACTGATGTTAAGATCATTGTAATTGAGTGtctttatactttttttactGCTCAAGAGTGGAAGACCATCCAAAATGCTGGTGTTAATGGGACGAATTCGTCGAGCTTAGAACTTAAGGAGAAAGTTTTATCTAATAACAAACTTGAAACATTTAACGATGGCATATGCTCTGCATTGGTAACTAGATATTTGGCTGccattttgaaaatgtgtttacttaaaaattttgacATTTGCTACCCAGCAGTTAAGTTTTTAGATATGATCGataaatatgaatatgTCAATCCTTCAGcgtatatttatattttaatttcattattgACGTGTCCCAGCAAAAAGATTAAGAAAATAGCAGAACACACAGTAAAGCGTTTGGTAGAGAAACACGAATCTATGGTATACAGTGGTTTGAATAAGGGATTTACTACTGCAGTTGtctataataaagaaaagctTCCGGTTGTTGAagaatatttgtttttggaCTTACAAAACTTATTGTGtaacaataaaagaaacataaacaaatttttaacaattgtGAAGAAAgtttttacaaaaacatttgctttaaataaagataaagaaataacaaattataatgggctattatttttagcaAAGAATATTCTACACTTGAAATTTCCTGACATATACACCGTTTATGAGTTTACAAACATCATAGGTAATAGTGCTTCATCCTATCACTGCATCTTGCATGAAAATGATAACAACGACTCCGATAAGTCTTTTAAGTTGGTTATGGCAGTTAATATTCTGGAAAACTTGAATAGGGAGTTGTATAGAAAGTTTTCCTTAGACAAAGATTTCGTAGAGTTAGTTAGTGGGGATAATAAATCCACTTTAAAAGAAGTATCAATAACTAACCATGAAAAAGATGCAGGGTTAAACTTTGCGGAAATATGCTATAATTTAGACCCAGAAAAGGATAGGGATAGAATTGCTCAAATGTATTTTTCTAATGGATCATTTATAGACCGAGATTAggagagaaaagaaaaaaaaaaaggaaaaaaaaaaagaaaaaaaaaagaggaggaggaggagggGGAAGATTTAAGGCATTTTTCATATCCACGTATATGAACATGGTTAATCCTCAGGATTATAAACTCTTGACTGGGTTTCAATCGGAAACGTTACTATACGCTTCGGTTTATTAAACGGTTCCGCCACTATCTTAAAATATTGACCATCTATAACTATTGTTGGCTTAGAAAATTTAGTTGCCAGTTTTGCTCTACGATGTTTCCTAATTTCGTTAGCTGTTTTTAAaccatcttcttcttcatcggatgaagaagaatagCCATATATAAAATCTTTATCTTCAAATTGGTTGTAGATAAAAGTGTCCTCTGGATTAATGAATTTTGTTATACGAATAAAAGATTCATAGCCCTGtcttattttcaaaattttagttctttttttaacatcTGCAGAGACCTCCATTAGTCGTTCAATTGCTTTTATTGTAAGCgttctttttgtttccaattcttcttcatcgTTTGGATCTTTCATTAAAGTTATTGACGGTATATATTCCCTCCATACCTCTAAATTCAATGTGTCTAAAATATCCTGAAGTTTTTCAACTAATTCTTGAGCATTTACTTTATCTTTAtgtaacatttttttttctgttttcaTTAAAGAATTATGGAAAAGATGAAATCTTTCATCGTATAAGGGATCAATGCCCTTTGTATTACATTTCTCCTTTAAATAGGTATGCGTAATTGtcattttcatattttctaatgtttttattttgtttatgaGATCAGTTGGAAATGGgacaattttatttttggagATAAAgagtatttttattattgtggTCGGTTTTAACTCCTTTGAATcataatcaaaaataaagaattcATTGGGATTATTGTTATCTCTGTTGTTATCATTAGAAGTATTACcattgttttcttttttagaTGAGTTGCTGGGTTCAATTTTGTGTTCTTTAACCATTTGAGTATCTAAATATGTGTAATCTTGAGAGATTTCCTTAGTAAGTTCTTTCTTAATTGcatttttcttgtaattCCCTTTTCCCCTTccatttctcttttttcttgcaACCAAAATTTGAATATTGTTTTCATCTTTATGAGCTAAGTGACACAATTCTTTATCATTTTGTTGAATATTATTCGAATCAgctgaaaaattaacaGTATCAGTTGCATTGGTTTTATTATCCTTTGGTTTAGAGGTAAATTCTTTGTcatttgttaatatttttttgtgaaGTAGACTATCATTCTCagtcattttttatttttattttattgttaaaaaaacaataatgcTTTTTAggctatttatttaatttaagtTTGGATAAATAAACCATTAAGGCAAAACCatattttccattttacCAGttgtatataaaattgCACAttcaatagtaataaaatatatttgatgTACATTATACATATAATCACGCATTAcattgaacaaaaaaaatatatatataatatgaTCACCACGTCCGAAAGCGATAAATGCAAAGATACGGATAAGCCATATTAagtaattatatatatatatatatatatttttttttttctttttttttttttttttttttaataaaatcgGGAATTCAATATACAACTACACGTTTTCTACTCAAAATTAGGTTAAACATTCATATgtttatgtatatattttttttttttatgaattaatttgttttcttttaaaatgaTTGTAACAAAACGCTTATTGTATCACTTGCGGTATATAAAATCAGAAACAAAGGAGTATCTAATACAAAGTTTCAGTTATTTTAAGTATTGTGTATTGAGTATTCGTCcatttaaaataacaagTGGGGTCAAATACAAAtagattaataaaaaacttaATAAACGTACGcatagttttaaatagttATTGGTTCCATTGACTACAGAAGGACCTTTatgatttaaatttaatattcaATACCATATTTAACCTACCTTACTATAATTATTTACGTATTTTCCacttaaaatatataaaaaaaaaaaaaacagaaaaaaaaaatatattcccCTCCCCCCTCCTCCCTTCAGCAGATATTTACTTTGGACTATGCTACACCGTGGCAACAACAATAGAAGTGCGACTGATCAAAACAATAACGGAAAAACATCTGGgattaataatgaaaaagattttcCATCATTCTATACAGACTCCAAACCAGCCGATAGTTTTCTTACTTTAAAGAAACAGGAAAGACTAAAACAACGAACAATTACTGGTCtaagaaaaatttattggaggcatatattttgtattagTATCTGTTGGactgtattattattttatatggAAAGATATTTAGTTAAATCCACAATCAACCAATGCGCTTGGAATAACTGGGAGGCATGGGATGACACAACAGGAACGATTCCTTATAGGGTTGCATTGTTTGGTGACCCGCAAATAATGGATAACCATTCCTATCCAGATAGACATTGGTTAATTAACCGCATTACTCGTTTAATTTTGGATAGCTATCACAAAAAGAACTGGAGATATATTCAAAAAGATTTGAATCCTGATGCGTCTATGTTTTTGGGAGACCTATTTGATGGTGGTAGATATTGGGACGATAAAACGTGGATTGAAGAATTCGAAAGATTTAACAGAATTTTCCCCAAAAAAAGGGATCATAAATTCGTTGCCTCATTGCCAGGAAACCACGACATAGGCTTTGGTGATACAGTTGTGGAAAGTAGTTACAATAGATTTGAAACTTATTTTGGCGAAACATCTTCCATTATGGATTTGGGGAATCATACATTTGTACTTGTTGACACTATTTCAATGTCAGACTCCAAAATTCCACATATTTCCCAAAAAGTTTATGATTTTTTGGATAGAGTGGAATCCTACAGAACTCAGAGTGCTTTTCCTaggatattattaacacaTGTTCCGTTATATCGTATACCTGATACTCAAACGTGTGGATTTGAAAGAGAATCGACGAAACTATTTCCCATGATGAAAGGTGATCAGTATCAAACCGTTATAGATCAGCAGCGTTCTTCAGTAGTTTTAAGTAAAGTTGATCctaaattaatattttcaggAGATGACCATGATTATTGTCATGTAACACATGAATTTGAGGTAtcatataaaaatgaaaaggcTATTCACAGTGCAGAAGAAATCACCACTAAATCTTCTGCTATGAATATGGGCATTAAAAAACCAGCAGTACACTTATTATCCTTGTACAATCCACTATATTCATATGTTACCAAGGAGACAAAGACCTACGAGAActttgtttgttatttacCTGATCCGTACAAGccattattttgttatgcAATAGCTGCtttattaacattattttATGTTATTTTGATATGTTTTGCACCAAGGTTTTATAATAGAAATTTGATCAAATCAAATAGAAAAGAGTCTATTTTGCCtacttttaataacaacagtaaaaaaaatccatTTATTTGTGGTTATCGTGATGCCTTATATTCATTCAAagttgatgaaaataaaagttttatgaCTTTTCTTTCAAATTCCACTATATTAACTGGTATTATCTTGTTAATGTTGTGGTATTATTTTAGCAGGTAGAACATTCCCCCTTCggaacctttttttttttatttttcagtaTATCtttcattatatttttcattatatttttttattatatttttataattttttttccattctaCATGCACCGCCGTTTATCattgttttaaaagttaacttgttttattgtattatagtttaacttttgtttataattgTTTATTAGTGTATTCATATTTGATATTGCTATAAATAATAGTTCTTACAACGTACATAGtaacaattattattaaaaaaaaaaaaaaaaaaaaaggaaaaaaaaaaaaaaagcaataGAAATCTCATCTCAAGTTTGATTTTAGCCTACTTAAtataccattattattaaaatcgTCTCTGtttgaaatataaatgcCAATGATTTCTCTATTAACATTAGCTAAATGACCCTCTTTCGTCAATGACTCTAATAATTCCGGTTGaacagaaaataaattggctAATTCTCTCAAAGTAGAAAATTCCTCATTTAAGTGAAAATTACCCCATTTTTCAATAGCTGTTTGATATCCAATAATATCTTTGGTTAAGACTAAACTACCAATAGAATTAACTTGAAATTTCTTATAATGCTCCAATAAAGCTTTGTACAAATTATGACCTATTTTGTATAAAAAGTTCGATAAATTGTCTCCTTTCAGAAATTGCGACGTGACCTTGTTTATATGgtccaaataataaacaatttcTACTACCGGTTGAGTATCTTGATCCTGCATTTCTTTCAATAAGTagtcttttttcttctgcTTGGCTAATGAAGTAGCAAATTTGTCAGAGGAGATTTGTACtgcttttaataaaattgcaTTTGTCATCAATTCACAACGTTTTAAATACGCATTTGTCAAGTCaataaccttttttttaattgttggGGTATTGCTTAATAGAGGtaaaataattgttttgATTGAGGCAGATATTAAACTTAACATTTCTGTGGATTtacaaatataattaaacGGTGTGCTATCGATAGATTCAGGTGTATCAAGCTTAACCAAACTAGAATAAGCCACCTCTAACCCAGATTCAATATATGAACTAACTATACCCATTAATGAAACCTCCACTATTTCATAACTATATTCACTAGATTTCTGAGCCACCAATTCCATAACTCTAGCTAATGATTCAACACAGGACCTTAGCATAGAATCAACCAAAGATAACTTAAAATTGCTGGTAGCATCCATCTTCTTATTAACAGATGGTTCGTTAGTAGCAGCAGCAGCGACATTAGTAGAAGATAAACTAACATTTTTGTCTATATTTACTTTATCTAAATGtgatttaataaatgtGTTGAAGCTTGTATTAAGCTGTTGAAATTTTTTCGCTGTTAGAGAAGAACTTATAGTATCCATTATTTCTAATTTAGAAACATTGGAATTCAAATGATCGTATAAATATCTTTGTTGAATATCCTGTTCATGTTCCATATTATAAATGGAAGCTTTGTTCATTAAAGTTCCTTCTAAACTTCttctttcaaaatcaaaatattttgccCGATCTAAAAGATGCTTGGCAAAGAGATCTTGATAACATGTTTCCAAAGTACCATTAACAGAGGAAAAAGCACCATCGTATTCAGTACTAAAGAAATCTTGCAAATCTTTGATGAATTGTGCAAATAGGGAATGTAGCCCATGTAACATTCTGACATATGCCAAATTGGATAGGGACATAGAGACAGTCAATAGGCTTTCCACCTTAGGGTCTAATATTTGCGCAAATATTCTCTGTATAAACAATTGCATCACTTTTGTAACTTTGTCCTCAAAAActtctttaataattttggaTTCTTCTCCAATAGTAGTTATAATCACATCAAGAAGATTGACAACTTCTTCATGATAGAATGTAGTATGGATATCAGGATTTTCTAGTTTATTCCTAAACTCTTCACTCATGTTACCTGTATTTTCGTCGacatattttaatttagtaGCGTCTATGAAAAATGGATGTTGGTTGATAAAACTATGAATAACATTTTCTCCACTATTGTAATAGTTTAAAACTAAGGCAATCTCCTTTAATTTACCATAATTTTTCTCTCTATATGACTTATTAAAATCGTCCAATAaactattttcaatatccTGTGcatatttttgaattgCCTTTGTAGTAGTAATGGTTTTTGGTAAAGTTTTAGTTTCCACCTTCTGAGTGATAACTAGTAAATTTTTAACGGTAACAGCAACTTTGGCTTTAACTTTCCAACTAGCAGAATCAGCAAACCCTGAAATTAATGCTTTAGATTCCCCATTTTCATAGAAATCTTGATAATATTTCAAGAGCGCTACTGATTCCACGTAGCTTGTTTTAGAACGGATGCTTTTCTCCATTTTAAAACTTAAGGGTGCTATAGTATGATTGACATTTGTTAAGTCATGGTCCAAATCCTCAAATTGGTTGGTTAGATGGCTGAATTCAGGGATGATTTCCAATACATTTTTAGAATGTTCTATCTCAGCTTGATACACCTGGGACTCCAAAAAAGATCGTTTACCAGTGCATTCAACATGTAAATTTTGCAATTCCTTTAATGTTGATTCTAAAGTTCTAATATACGGTTTAGGatccaaatttttcaattgttcAGCTGTTTCAATACTTGTAATGTTGTTGGTatcattaatatcattagaattattgttactattcATATTACcgttatcattattagtaatattgTCGGTATCATTATTGGTTGGTGAAGAAACACCattgataatattgatgtctttatttttggtattgTTAAGTTCCTGATCCTTACATAGTTCTTGAACAAATTCCTGTACCGTTAACCCACCAAGGAAATTATCTAAAACcaacaattttttccatttagGATCCAATTCATATAAAGAGTTCATGactataattattatatacgTGTCTACTTGTGGCAGTGTTTGAGGAACAGTGGTAAGTATTTGTAACAGTACCCTTTATTTGAGCAAAATATGCAAAactttcaaaaacaaaaacaaaaaaaaaaaaaaaaaaaaaaaaaggaaaaaaataaacaaataaataaataaataaaagaaaaacgaaagccaatttaatattttttttttgaagttTTACACCACATGTGCTTTAGTCTCCTTGATACGTaggtatattttttttttttttttttttttctgcaAGCCCACACAATaatacctttttttatgtttaaaGGTTGCGAAAAAGACAACCATCGATCAAATCAAAAGTTTATTGGATACCAATattgtatataaatattttgtaatgAATAATATACTAAAAGATTATAGAGTAAGAGAAACAAGtaaaaaagatttggaAGTAGaagataacaataatgatgaaaatagTGGATCAGATCAGGACATTGATGAACTGTTGCAAGAAATAGAAGACGATATAGATAGCCAATTTTACGATTCCTATAGAGAACAAAGAATTCAagaattttatcaaaagaaaaaaagaatagaCGACCAATTAAGTAAAGGGCATGGCCAACTAATGGAAATAACCTTAGAAAAGCAGTTAATGGATTTGCTTGTAGAGGAGCCCAAATGCATAGTAAATTTCTACTTACccgattttaaaaactgtATTATAATGAACAACTATTTAAACCAACTATCCAAAAGATATCTGGATTATagatttttaaagataagCGTAGGGAATAcaccatttttaaataaaaaactacAAATTAAAGAGTTACCCTTAGTGATGACTTATAGGAACGGCAAACTTGTTAACACTTTGGTAGGGTTTAATGGTTTGGagaaatattttgttaGTAATGATTTTACCGGAAATATTAGTCAGAAAATTCCTTTGGAAGCGTTAGAGAAGAAATTAGGGCTTTgaatgtttttgttttatgaCAACATAGggttttttcttgtaaaaTAACCTGTACCTTCCAGaatcagttttttttttttttttttttttaattttcctATTTTcacaaatgtttttaaaaactaggtgcaaaaatgataaatttgTCCTTTTTCGGCTGTTTTAAATATGTGGTGCACGGATGTTAAAGGGTAAAgcatataattttttttttttttttttttttttttttttttttttcatttttttttttaatcttctctttctcatttcatttttcagatatataaatacattTATAGTCTTACTATCCATTAGTAATTTTTTCGATGGTGTATTTAATGTTAGTTTCACGCTTTTAATTGAATTTGATCTTTAAACCTAAttattctctttttcttttccagTTCAAAACTGAAATCAATAACTTTTAATTCTTGAAAGAAGCAATACTCCTGTACTAAAACAGTTGCCGACAAGGATGCAAATTTTCGTTAAAACTTTAACAGGTAAGACTATTACCTTGGAAGTCGAATCTTCTGACACTATTGACAATGTTAAGGCTAAGATCCAAGACAAGGAAGGTATTCCACCAGATCAACAAAGATTGATTTTTGCTGGTAAACAATTGGAAGATGGTAGAACTTTAAGTGACTACAACATCCAAAAAGAATCTACTTTGCATTTAGTTTTGAGATTAAGAGGTGGTGgtaaaaagagaaagaagaaggtTTACACCACTCCAAAGAAGATCAGACACAAGCACAAGAAGGTTAAGTTGGCTATTTTGAAATACTTCAAGGTCGATGATGACGGAAAGGTTACCAAATTGAGAAGAGAGTGTCCAATCTGTGGTGCTGGTATTTTCTTGGCCAACCATAAGGACAGACAATATTGTGGTAAGTGTCACGCTACTTTTACTGCTTCTAACTAGGGGAATATGttaatttaataacaatgaaaGGATTTGGAAGGGCGCATaagcttttctttttacttttttttatataattatatattgtaGTTTATATTGAGTTATGTGTTATTGTGTAATTTAAGATATAAACAATAACcctaagttttttttttgaattttttcttttcttttcttttctttttttttttcgacTTTAAGGagaatgttttttttttattaggtATATTGATCCTCTATTTAAGAATTTGGAGTCAGCTACAAATCAGGTAAGATAAAATCAttctaacaaaaaatataattgaaTAACATGACGTCCTTCCAGTTGATGGTTGTATGAATTAcagaaaattaataatttattgtgattttttaaatgcaTTATACTTACATACCTTTGTAGAAatgttaaatatattagatTAAAAAGGGAAAGTGGAATCCGTTAGAAAGCGgggaaaagaagaagaagaaaaaagggtAATGGGTAATCAAAGGAATGAGAAGCAAAGTTTGTACCAAATATGTtatcatatttttgttggtattataaaattaaaacccTCCCCATCCAACCAAGCAATGCAGAATATTAGATAAATCATTGTTATATTTCGCTAGTACCATTAATAACGGgttgttgttcttttttctcatttAATTGTTCCTTTAGtagttttatttctaaCTTCAAATCCTTATTTTCACTAGCCAAAAATGCTCTATTAATTTCACTTTTTtgcaattttaaaatggatttttttaactgtATACACGACtgtatataattatttttcaataaattataattcaacaacaaagaatGTGTTTCTACCATCCTTTGTTTCAATGTAGAAACCTGTTCTAGAGTAGCCTTATTGGATAATTCCTCTGGACTAATTCCAACAAATGGATCAGTATTTACGCCTTTGTCAACTgtgatattaatattatttgatgATAGCGAATCTGTATcgtttttattcttttttgatatcGATCGTTTTGTATAAGGTTTCCTTGGCTTCGTTATTTTACCAATATCTatgctttttcttttatttaccGGGTTTGCAACAgacttttttgttttattatcaattcTTGTGAGCAGttgcctttttttattgcttGAGTTTTTTGAATCAATAATGGGTGGTGAGTTCGTTGAAGAATTTGGGGGTGATAATGCCTGATaaacattttcattattgaCGTTTGCAATTATgccattattactattcGCTATTTCGATGActtcattattagtagtattCTTATCTATGTCTTGATGAAAATGTTCCTTAactgttgaaaaaaaatctacCGAATCTAAATTAAAATCCAAATGGGAATCACTAggattaatattattgttattagtcCCTGTgttaacattattattattattattattattattattattattattattatcatcatcattgtGCGGGTGCAGCTCTCCTATAATTTTGTCTAAATCAATGCCTTCCATGATAAAATCAATTGTTTTTCCATTAACAAAAGAATCTTTACTTGTATCTTTTTTGAGGAGTTTTGTCTTATTATTCTTGTCGaggttattattattgttatcattaccaatagtggtagtagcatTAACATgtaatttccttttcctgCCTCTCGTCTTTTTAACAGCAACTTGTtcattgatattatttatattagaaTTATCACCGATGCtagtatcattattatcttgCTCATCTAGTAACATATTCTCCTGTGTTAAAAGTGTATGCAAA
This Saccharomycodes ludwigii strain NBRC 1722 chromosome II, whole genome shotgun sequence DNA region includes the following protein-coding sequences:
- the ATC1 gene encoding Atc1p (similar to Saccharomyces cerevisiae YDR184C | ATC1 | Aip Three Complex); protein product: MMSSNLQDHDNSPAANISAADQLELTLHTLLTQENMLLDEQDNNDTSIGDNSNINNINEQVAVKKTRGRKRKLHVNATTTIGNDNNNNNLDKNNKTKLLKKDTSKDSFVNGKTIDFIMEGIDLDKIIGELHPHNDDDNNNNNNNNNNNNNNVNTGTNNNNINPSDSHLDFNLDSVDFFSTVKEHFHQDIDKNTTNNEVIEIANSNNGIIANVNNENVYQALSPPNSSTNSPPIIDSKNSSNKKRQLLTRIDNKTKKSVANPVNKRKSIDIGKITKPRKPYTKRSISKKNKNDTDSLSSNNINITVDKGVNTDPFVGISPEELSNKATLEQVSTLKQRMVETHSLLLNYNLLKNNYIQSCIQLKKSILKLQKSEINRAFLASENKDLKLEIKLLKEQLNEKKEQQPVINGTSEI